The genomic stretch ACCCATGTATAAAATTGAATGCGCATTTTAATGTTTTTACAAAATTAGAAGATAAAGTTTAATAAACAGGAGCTTTTGGTTTGTTCTTCAAAATGGATTCCAATTTTTCAATATTTGCTTCGTTGAAAAAAGAAATCAAATCTAAGGATTTGAGATTTTCTTTCAGTTGGCTCAATTTTGTTGCACCCAGAATTACGGAACTGACTCGTTGATTCAATAAGCACCATGCGATGGATAATTGAGACAAAGTTATACCACTGTCTAAGATGAAATCATTGAGCTGTCGAATGATTTCAAGATTTTCAGAAGTCAGGGTTTTCTCTTTTAACCAGGCGTATTCTGCTAAATGTAATCTGGAATCTTCAGGAATTGAATTTTCCGTATATTTTCCAGTAAGTAAGCCTGAAGCCAGAGGAGACCAAATGGTCGTACCAAGTCCAACCGTATTATAAATCTGATTAAATTCGACTTCAATCTTTACCCGATTGAGCATATTGTATTGAGCTTGCTCAACAATAGGTGCAATGAGGTGATTTTCCCTTGCTACCATATGTGCTTCCATAATTTCCTGAGCAGACCATTCGGATGTTCCCCAATATAAAATTTTGCCCTGGAGGATGAGTTGATGCATGGTCCAAACTACTTCTTCCATAGGCGTTTTTTTATCTGGCCTGTGTGCAAAGAAAAGGTCGATATAGTCAAGTTGTAAGCGGCTAAGTGCTTCATGGCAGGCTTCGAAAAGATGTTTGCGACTCAATCCGGTCATATTCGGACGTTTATCACCCCGTCCGAAGTACGCTTTACTGGAAATGAGGTAACTGCTGCGATCCCATTTTAAATTTTTTAAAACCCGACCCATGATAATTTCAGAATGACCGTTGGCATACACTTCAGCATTATCGAAAAAATTGATGCCCTGTTCGTAAGCATAAGCCATTAATTCAGTGGCAAGCAGTTCATTTACCTGTCTGTCAAAGGTGACCCACGAACCAAATGAAAGAGCGCTTATTTGAAGACCTGATTTTCCAAGTTTACGGTATTCCATGGTTTAGAAATCTGTGTTTGATTCTGCAAATTAAGTCTTCCCAATGATATCAAATCCAAGAGCTTTCATTTTTTTAGGCGGTTTGTGTATTTGCCGAAATGGATGGTACTTATGAATCGTACTGTTTGTACTTTTAGGGCTTTATGAAAAATATTTTAATTACAGGCGCTACCGGTTTTGTGGGTTCCCATTTTGTGTCAAAAGCTTTGGAAAAAGGCTTTGAGGTCCATGTGACGGTTCGTCCAAACAGTGATTTGTCTTATTTGAAAGAATTTAATGTAAAATATCATAGTTTGAGTTTATTTGATAAACCAGCATTCAAAAAGCTGTTACACGAAAATCAAGTGGACTATATATTACATAATGCCGGCATCACAAAGACAAAAAAGATTGAAGATTATTTTTCAGTGAATGCGCACGCCACAAAAATAATAGCTGAGGCAGCGGTTGAATCAGAAAGACCTATCCAAAAATTTGTATACATAAGTAGTTTAGCTGCATTAGGCCCGGGTAAGTTTGCCGGGGATATCCTATCTAATGAAAGGCAGGAACAACCATGCAGCTACTATGGGAAAAGTAAGCTATTGGCTGAAAAACATCTTGAAGAATTGCCTGATCTCAATTTTATTGTATTTAGGCCAACCGGGGTATATGGCCCCAGGGAGAAAGATTTTTTACAAATGATAAAAATGCTTAAAGCGGGAATAGAATTATACATAGGTAATGCTCCCCAGACATTGAGTTTTATCTATGTCAAAGATTTGAGTGAACTCGTAATGAGTGCTTTAGAAGCTGAAGTCAGTCGTTGTAAGTATGTCGTATCAGATGGGAACATTTATGATAAAACTGCCTTTGGCAAAGAAATCGCTCAACTATTGAGCGTTAAACCAATCCGATTGAATCTGCCGGTGATTGCAGGTAGTCTTATTGCCGGTGTCAGCGAGTTTATCCATATCTTTAAAAGTAAACCAGCTTTACTCAATAAAGACAAACTTCATGAGATACTTGCACCAAGTTGGGCATGTGATACCTCAGAATTAACAAGAGATTTTAAATTTGCGGCGCAATACAATCTTCGAAGGGGCCTGGAAGAAACGATAAATTGGTACCAAAGAGAGGGGTGGCTTTCATAAAAAACTAAATATTAAATGCAACAAAATCAGAATTCGATCCAAAAACCTGCTGCTGCAGAGGGGAAATTGGCAATTTTAACTCCTGGGATGGGGGCAGTAGCAACAACTTTTATTGCCGGTGTTGAAGCAGTAAAGAAGAATATTGCCTTGCCAATAGGTTCGCTGACCCAAATGAGTACCATTCGTTTAGGCAAACGAACGGAAAGCAGAAATCCAATGATTAAGGATTTTGTGCCTTTAGCGAAGTTGGAAGACATCGTTTTTGGAGGTTGGGATATTTTTGAAGATAATATGTATGAAGCTGCAGTCACTGCAGAAGTTTTGGAAATCAAGCATTTAGAACCTTTAAAGCAGCAACTCGAAAGAATTAAACCCATGCCGGCAGTTTTTGACAATACCTATGTCAAAAATATTGATGGCCCAAATGTCAAAAAGGCAGATACGAAATTTGAATTGGCTCAAATGCTCATGGAGGATATCAAAAATTTTATGAAAGAGAATGATTGTTCAAGAGCAGTCATTGTTTGGTGTGCTTCCACTGAAAAATACGTTGAAACTTCAGACGTGCATTTAAGCTTGAAAGCTTTTGAGCAAGGTTTGAAAGACAATGATCCATGTATTGCCCCCAGCATGATTTATGCTTATGCGGCATTAAAATTATCAGTTCCTTTTGCAAATGGGGCACCTAACCTCAGCTGTGATATACCGGCCTTGGTTGAATTGGCCCATTTAAATCAAACTCCAATTTCAGGTAAAGACTTTAAGACTGGCCAAACCCTTATGAAGACCATCGTGGCACCCGGATTGTATTCAAGAGCATTAGGGGTTTCCGGTTGGTTTTCAACAAATATCCTGGGCAACAGAGATGGCAAAGTACTCGATGATCCTGAAAATTTTAAGACTAAAGAAGTCTCCAAATTGAGCGTGCTTGAAGAAATATTTGACCCTCAATCAAACCCAAATTTATATGGAGAAATGTATCATAAAGTGCGGATCAACTACTATCCGCCAAGAGGCGATAATAAAGAAAGTTGGGACAATATTGATATTTTCGGATGGATGGGTTACCCGATGCAAATAAAGATCAATTTCTTGTGCCGGGATTCCATATTAGCTGCGCCTATCGTTTTAGACTTAGCACTTTTTATGGATTTAGCACAAAGGGCCAAGATGAAGGGCATTCAGGAGTGGTTGTCATTTTATTATAAATCGCCACAGGTCAAGGAAGGATTGAAACATGAACACGATATTTTTAAACAATTGATTAAGCTACAAAATACGCTTAGGTACCTGATGGGAGAGGACCTCATCACGCATTTAGGCCTTGATTATTATGAGGATTTAATGGAATCATTGTAAATGCTTTTTCATAAAGTCATTGCCAGTTTTTTCGGGCTAGGTTATTTCGGAAAAGGAGCAGGGACAGTAGCTGCAGGCGTTGCTGCATTCATTTTATTCTTTTTGTTTTCCAATAAAGGCGTTGCAGAATATTTGCTGCCTGTTTTAAGTTTGTTCATTATTTTGTTAGGAA from Saprospiraceae bacterium encodes the following:
- a CDS encoding aldo/keto reductase, encoding MEYRKLGKSGLQISALSFGSWVTFDRQVNELLATELMAYAYEQGINFFDNAEVYANGHSEIIMGRVLKNLKWDRSSYLISSKAYFGRGDKRPNMTGLSRKHLFEACHEALSRLQLDYIDLFFAHRPDKKTPMEEVVWTMHQLILQGKILYWGTSEWSAQEIMEAHMVARENHLIAPIVEQAQYNMLNRVKIEVEFNQIYNTVGLGTTIWSPLASGLLTGKYTENSIPEDSRLHLAEYAWLKEKTLTSENLEIIRQLNDFILDSGITLSQLSIAWCLLNQRVSSVILGATKLSQLKENLKSLDLISFFNEANIEKLESILKNKPKAPVY
- a CDS encoding NAD(P)-dependent oxidoreductase, with translation MKNILITGATGFVGSHFVSKALEKGFEVHVTVRPNSDLSYLKEFNVKYHSLSLFDKPAFKKLLHENQVDYILHNAGITKTKKIEDYFSVNAHATKIIAEAAVESERPIQKFVYISSLAALGPGKFAGDILSNERQEQPCSYYGKSKLLAEKHLEELPDLNFIVFRPTGVYGPREKDFLQMIKMLKAGIELYIGNAPQTLSFIYVKDLSELVMSALEAEVSRCKYVVSDGNIYDKTAFGKEIAQLLSVKPIRLNLPVIAGSLIAGVSEFIHIFKSKPALLNKDKLHEILAPSWACDTSELTRDFKFAAQYNLRRGLEETINWYQREGWLS
- a CDS encoding inositol-3-phosphate synthase is translated as MQQNQNSIQKPAAAEGKLAILTPGMGAVATTFIAGVEAVKKNIALPIGSLTQMSTIRLGKRTESRNPMIKDFVPLAKLEDIVFGGWDIFEDNMYEAAVTAEVLEIKHLEPLKQQLERIKPMPAVFDNTYVKNIDGPNVKKADTKFELAQMLMEDIKNFMKENDCSRAVIVWCASTEKYVETSDVHLSLKAFEQGLKDNDPCIAPSMIYAYAALKLSVPFANGAPNLSCDIPALVELAHLNQTPISGKDFKTGQTLMKTIVAPGLYSRALGVSGWFSTNILGNRDGKVLDDPENFKTKEVSKLSVLEEIFDPQSNPNLYGEMYHKVRINYYPPRGDNKESWDNIDIFGWMGYPMQIKINFLCRDSILAAPIVLDLALFMDLAQRAKMKGIQEWLSFYYKSPQVKEGLKHEHDIFKQLIKLQNTLRYLMGEDLITHLGLDYYEDLMESL